The Candidatus Binataceae bacterium genome segment TAAGCCGTTGCTTTCTCTGGCGGGCGAGCCGATTTTGGCGCGCAACCTGCGTTGGTTGGCAAGTCAGGGTATCGAGCAGGTGTGGATCAACCTGCATTACAAGCCCGACAAAATTCGACAAGTGATCGGGAATGAGTTGGCGGGAGTGCGGATTAACTATGTGCAAGAGTCAACGATTTTGGGCACCGCCGGCGCGGTGCGCAACATCGCGGGCCACTGGGATGACGTCGTGTTGGTGATCTATGGCGACAACCTGGTCGCTATCGATCTCGCGGCGATGTGCTACGAGCATCGGCGCCGGCAAGCAGCGGTGAGCGTCGCCGTGTTCGATCGTAACCGCCATCCGCATACCGGGATCGCAGGCGGACGAGT includes the following:
- a CDS encoding nucleotidyltransferase family protein; translation: MKTIVLAAGKSSRIAAVAGDLPKPLLSLAGEPILARNLRWLASQGIEQVWINLHYKPDKIRQVIGNELAGVRINYVQESTILGTAGAVRNIAGHWDDVVLVIYGDNLVAIDLAAMCYEHRRRQAAVSVAVFDRNRHPHTGIAGGRVKIDADRRIVEFVEGADDELSSLVNAGVYLIVPAVVAQIPPAQFFDFAKDLFPRLLAEQQPLYAHLIDGYCLGIDTPESYRRAVALVESGACRI